The genomic interval CAGTCGTAAACATGGAGGAACTGTAAAAAGGGCAATAAAACTTAACATTTATGTGCATTCCAGGTGGTCCTGCGGAACGCCCAACGATGTGGCAACCCTAGGCAAATGAACTGTTTTACCTGCCTAAAAACGCACAATAGCAACAACTACAAGAACGGCGGAGAGCGAGCGGACGGCACAACGGATAATTTAGtggaattttcaaaaatagCAAAGCCAGCAACAACGAACGGCAGCAATAATCCCCCAGCGAGAGCACAATAATCAAAGATTAAATCAGGTTTATATGGAAAGGGTTAGCATGGCGCAGGAAGAAATACACGTTTCCTAGCGCAGCAACAACTACAAACACCTACAACTGATTACACTCTCACACGACGAGGAAAACGAGAGAATGCGAGAGCGCGAGAGAGAAACTGTGTTTATGCAGAGAATTTCATGATTTTAGAATTTCTGCCCAAACCCGTTTATGCTACATGAAGaagttaataaaattaaaagaacaaaaaatatttaaatttatgttggAAAATATCATTGTTTCGTTTCATGCACTGGAGCTGCGTTCATTGGCTGATCCATAAGTGCAAAACATTATTACATAGATAAACCGAAATTGGCCATGCGTAATATAGTTCAAgtatttaaaaatacataaacTAGGAAAGGACTTGCCATAAACACAGTAACAGAGAGAGTGAAAGAGAGCAAAAGCGGCGACGCCGGCAGAGCACAAATATCCGTCGCAGCGCTTGCATGTTTTTCGCTCATTTTTCGTTCGTGTGCGTTGCGGCGATGTTGTGTTTTCTCACGGCGGTGAAAACACTCTGCGACGACTgtgacaacaacagcaacaacgatAAGATTTTCCGTTTTTCCGTATGGAAGCAGAAGCACTAGCGGCATTTGTTTTGAAAGTAAAGCAAAGGCGAGCgagaaaaacgaaaatataaAGCAGAGGAAGACGGAAAAAGCAACGCCGCTGCCGACCGCGCCTCGCTGTATGTGCCTGTGTGGtgttgtgtgcgtgtgtgtctgTGAGCCTACCGCCTGTCTGTGTGTAAGTGGGCGCGAACGTACGGTCGAAAAGGAAGTGAAAATAGTGCAAAAAGGccaagtaataataataataataaaataggCAAAAAGACAGGCCCCAAAAGAGACCGACCAGACCAGTTTCAAAAAGCGCCTATTTCCAGGCTCTTTGTGTTATGTGTAGTGGTACGTGTGtgagcggcaacaacaacagcagcaaaagcaacaaaaacaacaactagAAGCGACCACATACGGTGGAAAAGGCCTTTTTTCAAGGAGCGAAAGGCAATGCGCGAACGAGCAATAAGAATAATAAATTACACTTTGCTataataagaaaaatttatacatatatacacacaaGCGGGAGaggcccacacacacatgtgtttTTCCTCGATGAGAGTGTGTGGAAAATTGTAATAAAATATGAAccgcagaagcagcagcaaaacgAGAAAAACGAGAGAAAATTTCGAAATATCGCATGTGCCATTTTAagctttaaataaattatatcgTACAGTATTACACAAAaggagaaaaagaaaaaacaaaacaaaaatataacaattgAACAAAATGTCCTGCATATCGAGCAACTTTAGCTCCTTCTTCCTCAACTCGCTCAACGATCCTTCAGAGTTTTCCAAGTACTTGAGCAATGGCGAGCTCAAATGCACCAATTTCGAGGAATTTCAAGTGTTTGGCTGCGGCGCAGGCGCGGCGacgcaacaacagcagcagcaacaacaacaacatcagcagtaTTCCCACACACATTTACCCAATGGCAGTTCAGCGACGGCAGCAGCGGATTTTCCCAATTACGAGGCAACTACAACGCCGCAGCGGGAAAACTCCTCCTCCATTAGCTCAGGTAGTTCTGTTAATCCCGCACACTATGCTTCCGCCGCTGTCTCAGCCTCTGCCAGCGTCGAAGCCAGCGCATCAGCAGCACCGACCTCCACTCCAGGAAtcgcaggagcagcaggatcaACTCCCCTCACCGCCACCCCCTCGAGCAATCGCTGGCCAACTGCAGTGGCCACGCCCAATGGCCATCAATCCACCGCCTCGGCAGCGGGCTCAGTGCCCCAGCACTTCGATGGATCCTTTGAGTTTATCAAATATCTGCGACACTCCACGGACTTTACGCCCAGCACACCGAGTAGCGCCAGCGAAACTAGCTCGTGTGCGGAAAAGCAGGTCAGTGTTAGTAAATCGGGCGTCCAAGCAGGCGCCACACCACCACCGCCTGCTCAATCGCCCGTTGCCGGTGGTCTGATCGATTTGGATACTAGCACCTCGCAGAAATCACGATCTGCCTCCCGCAAAGTGGCAGCTTTGTTGTCTTCCGTTTCGCGGGCTTCCAATAGTCTGGTGGACACCAGCTCCTCCGCACTGGATGTCTTCGATCACGATTCAAAGCAGACGATCTTTGATCTACAGCACATTGCATCCAACGGATCGTCCAATTCGAATGAATCTTCGCTGGAAATGCTAGCATTTCCCAATTCGCACCTCAATGCCTCCAATTCGAACACCTCATCCGAAGGAGCGGCCTGTGGAAGTGCGGGAGAATTCGGGGGATTGTTAACCGGCGCCAGTTGCTCCTCCTCCACGGCTTCATCGTCTTCTCATGCACCGAAACTCCTCGGAAGCTTTGTGATCAAGGAGAACTTCGAAGTGCATCCGTCGCACAAAGTGGAAGAGGGCATCTTCCAGCACATGAACAAGCTGCCGTCGAAGAAGAAGGATACGCTGAAGCAGCTGGGAGTTCGGTTCACCGGCCAGATGACGCTGACGGACAAATCGATTGTGGTGGAGAATTTCATCAAGTTTTGCGAGGTGAGTTACGCTTCCCGAAATCGAAGGGGTTGGGTTTCCAGATGTTTTCGGGGTGTTAGCGAGTTAAATTTCTGTGTGTGAATATTTTAACGCTCTCCGCGCGCTGCCCATTTCCATATGCAATTCGCACATATGTATGAATTAGGTGTTTGATGGGGTCTAATTGAGGTTGGCGGAGGGGATTGTATGCTTTACATCTAGAAGTACAATTTCcttttatttaattcaaaAGCTTTTATTTGGAGGTTTATTAATTCCCAAAAGACTGAAATCCATGTAGAAAATGTTCATAGACTGGGGTCAATACATTATGATTTGATAAGAAGAACTACTGATAAGTTACTCAATTGAATGCCTGATTTAGAGGTCAATTTATCACTGGTCTTATCTAACTGATACTAATTTTTATAAGCTTTCTGATGTAGCCCGCAAAAGTAAATTTTACAGAAAATGTATAAGGAAGAACCATTTCATAGAGTTCTTGATTGCCATTTCTATAATGTATCGATTAGAAGGTTAGTAATGTGTATTACTTTGGCTAAACTAAAATGTAATACATTTTTCGGTGCTCCCGCACCCTATATAAATATAGTACATAGCAATTGGGATATTCATAATATAAACATGCACCCTATCTATATCCTATATCACACACACTGCCGTAATTCCAcccgcactcacacacgcatTCGGGATTCCGTTTGCCCCCCACTCACACAAATGTCATTATAAATTGTAATAACAGGAGCAGTGATGCCGGCGCCTCAGTCGACGTCGACTGCAGCCAACCACAAATTCAGCATACAACTGTAATCATGTGTGCtcaatgtatgtatgtgcgtATGTGTGAGTTCTAAACACCTATACATGCGGGGGGCTAAATCCCCACtttccaccaccaccacaacccCCCGGAAAGCCACCcgagcaaacacacacacgcagacaCGTTTGGCGCCCTTTTCAACACTATGGCAGTCAACCCCAAACACTCACCACGCTCATTACGCTCCGCTTTAtcacaaacacacagacacagtCACATCTAGATTTGTTGCCCACCCGTCGCATCCCCCCCGCCCTCTCGCTCTTAAGCccacgcacacagacacacattCTCCAAAACTATGTACAAaatggcattgatggcataatacaacaaaagcaagaacaacaaaaactgGATGGGGGCGGAGAAACTACGATGTAGGCGAAACGGAAGGGAAGCCCAAAAACCCCCCTCTATTACAACATTTTAGTTCTAAGACGCTCTCTCTTTTACTTTACCTACTTGGCTCCCTAACTCAAAATTGTTGCGCTCTCTCATTTCTGCGGTAGCTGCTCTCTCCTGGCTCCCACTTTCTCTCACCTCGCTCTGCCTCTCGCCTTCATTTCCTCAATTCAAAACTTACTTGAAGGCTGAACTACCAAAGTGTGTGTAgttctgtatgtgtgtggctTCGAGTGTGGGTGTGGGCAACCCCCAAAAGCTTGCTATTGAGTAATTGTGTGTTGTCCCCCCACCTTCCTATTCTCCTTCTTCTCCTGCTCGTCCTtcgtcttcttcttctgctgctcCCTTGTATTCTTTGGCTTCCACTCCTTGCTTTCACACATACAATCATCAAGTTACTTAGAGGGGTGCGGGGGAATGGAGAAATGGGGGGACATCGGACTGTCCGCTAGCTGCTTGGGCATGTCCTTTTCCGACTCTCTCGATTTCGtcttgcatgtgtgtgagtgcgtcTGTATTTTATCAACACATTTTATACATGTCTCTATCGGAGCGACCATTAGTACAGTAGAACTTGCCTAAGAATAGTAACACaaattagaaataaataaatttggtTAGAGCGAAAGCTATAAGCTTTTTAAAATTGCAAAAGTCAGTTTGAATATTAATTCGTAGATTAAAAAACCTTATCAATACACTATTTGGAGGGTTTTAAGAGCTAATTTATTGCACTTTATAACTTTTTAATCAACCTGTTcaatttggttttatttttataaattagaTATTATTAccagatagatagatagaattACCATTTTCAGATACATATTAACTTCATTTTGCTTTGTTGTTAATTGACATGCTTGCTGTAATTGAATGAATAGTAACGTGGGATGTTTATAGCCTAGGAAGCTTGACTGTAGGTGAGGCTGTGGATGTGTGTGTCGCCCAGCGGCGTCGTTGAAGGCTACTAAGTGCGCATGCAGTCAGCTCACCCACACAAGTGCACTCGGTTTTGCCCAACTTTGCGgccgagtgtgtgtgtgtgtaaaggACAGCTTAGTGGATGAGGATGTGAAACGTGTGCGGTGGATCGGGGtt from Drosophila mauritiana strain mau12 chromosome 3L, ASM438214v1, whole genome shotgun sequence carries:
- the LOC117141570 gene encoding homeobox protein prospero isoform X2; the encoded protein is MSCISSNFSSFFLNSLNDPSEFSKYLSNGELKCTNFEEFQVFGCGAGAATQQQQQQQQQHQQYSHTHLPNGSSATAAADFPNYEATTTPQRENSSSISSGSSVNPAHYASAAVSASASVEASASAAPTSTPGIAGAAGSTPLTATPSSNRWPTAVATPNGHQSTASAAGSVPQHFDGSFEFIKYLRHSTDFTPSTPSSASETSSCAEKQVSVSKSGVQAGATPPPPAQSPVAGGLIDLDTSTSQKSRSASRKVAALLSSVSRASNSLVDTSSSALDVFDHDSKQTIFDLQHIASNGSSNSNESSLEMLAFPNSHLNASNSNTSSEGAACGSAGEFGGLLTGASCSSSTASSSSHAPKLLGSFVIKENFEVHPSHKVEEGIFQHMNKLPSKKKDTLKQLGVRFTGQMTLTDKSIVVENFIKFCEEYDIKDHRPWLSLNQCGLNKPEQIKFARYLGQGLPTFTLFCIYSNFKNLFCTKRTEIYTKDGYNLPYILDKTKRFLANTTAGDNTNNNITNNTSNKTNNNTSTTTTSTPVKQTPQQQQQSEQDPLAPNSPATPKLAAAAATATATTPVATSVLVAGTPAQAVPRTRPATPTMPAGAVAGTPTTPQQQQQQHLQQQHQQQQQQQQQQQQHMLQHPHTHPHPHAQHSHSHTLPHSLPHHLQPGTPTRSSHPQLPHPHHYPPSPHSHPHHQAGHHGLPHAHHFAYAHGHPHPQQHHPHYYPHPHAHVQHMAAMGYPGPPPNAQQAVGGGGVGGGVAGGATGGAGSAGGGGGPLPPTAM
- the LOC117141570 gene encoding uncharacterized protein LOC117141570 isoform X1 — translated: MSCISSNFSSFFLNSLNDPSEFSKYLSNGELKCTNFEEFQVFGCGAGAATQQQQQQQQQHQQYSHTHLPNGSSATAAADFPNYEATTTPQRENSSSISSGSSVNPAHYASAAVSASASVEASASAAPTSTPGIAGAAGSTPLTATPSSNRWPTAVATPNGHQSTASAAGSVPQHFDGSFEFIKYLRHSTDFTPSTPSSASETSSCAEKQVSVSKSGVQAGATPPPPAQSPVAGGLIDLDTSTSQKSRSASRKVAALLSSVSRASNSLVDTSSSALDVFDHDSKQTIFDLQHIASNGSSNSNESSLEMLAFPNSHLNASNSNTSSEGAACGSAGEFGGLLTGASCSSSTASSSSHAPKLLGSFVIKENFEVHPSHKVEEGIFQHMNKLPSKKKDTLKQLGVRFTGQMTLTDKSIVVENFIKFCEEYDIKDHRPWLSLNQCGLNKPEQIKFARYLGQGLPTFTLFCIYSNFKNLFCTKRTEIYTKDGYNLPYILDKTKRFLANTTADLKNMAAANDGSLEFATGSGGGSSSSNNSNTCNMNIGSNSNSSGSSGSSNPVPGSVINPNAVTMPAGYVTSSTAQQQQQQQHQHQHQHPMTMDPRYGCGAPPALLPPPPLPALGPPPRSLEQLIIYENFDVHETHRIEDGVCTHISRLPPKKQELLKQFGIQSSSQHCLSNYEKYILIENFIKFCNEYQISDHRPFLDFHESALSKCEQLKFVRYLGQGLSNLTLNKIYVAFKELLGNGRPEKAGMESYNLDALLKKKRKNLYNRMHAAAPSIDLTAYEPGQHNAQAHLTTPRPHHAFAALNAATQRSEVCNELTHTGLQYSYTGPR